A part of Nesterenkonia lutea genomic DNA contains:
- a CDS encoding bifunctional methylenetetrahydrofolate dehydrogenase/methenyltetrahydrofolate cyclohydrolase, protein MGQLLDGKATARALKADLTERVSALKSRGVTPGLGTVLVGADPGSQSYVAGKHRDCAEVGINSIEVQLGAETTQEELLAELEKLNNDPACTGYIVQLPLPRHLDTQKVLEAISPEKDADGLHPMNLGRLVANVNEQISSPLPCTPKGCVDLLDHYGLDLRGKHVVVVGRGVTIGRPIGLLLTRRDVNATVTLCHTGTQDLAAHLAQADVVVAAAGVKHMIDPAQLKAGVIALDVGVTREVNPETGKAKIYGDIAPGIESVASWYSPNPGGVGPMTRAELLANVVLAAEKQIQE, encoded by the coding sequence CTGGGCCAGCTGCTCGACGGGAAGGCCACCGCCAGAGCGTTGAAGGCAGATCTGACGGAGCGGGTCTCCGCGCTGAAGTCCCGCGGCGTGACTCCCGGGCTCGGAACCGTGCTGGTCGGGGCCGATCCCGGCAGCCAGTCATATGTGGCGGGCAAGCACCGGGACTGCGCCGAGGTCGGGATCAACTCCATCGAGGTGCAGCTGGGTGCCGAGACCACGCAGGAGGAGCTCCTGGCAGAGCTCGAGAAGCTCAACAACGACCCCGCCTGCACCGGCTACATCGTCCAGCTGCCGCTGCCCAGGCATCTGGACACGCAGAAGGTGCTCGAAGCCATCTCTCCGGAGAAGGACGCCGACGGTCTGCACCCGATGAACCTGGGTCGACTGGTCGCCAACGTCAACGAGCAGATCAGCTCCCCGCTGCCCTGCACCCCCAAAGGCTGCGTGGACCTGCTGGACCACTACGGGCTGGATCTCAGGGGCAAGCACGTGGTCGTCGTGGGACGCGGCGTCACCATCGGGCGGCCCATCGGGCTGCTGCTCACCCGCCGCGACGTCAACGCCACCGTGACCCTGTGCCACACCGGCACCCAGGATCTCGCCGCGCATCTGGCCCAGGCCGACGTCGTCGTCGCTGCTGCTGGTGTCAAGCACATGATCGACCCGGCCCAGCTGAAGGCCGGGGTGATCGCCCTGGACGTGGGTGTCACCCGCGAGGTCAACCCGGAGACCGGCAAGGCGAAGATCTACGGTGACATCGCGCCGGGGATCGAATCCGTCGCCTCCTGGTACTCACCGAATCCCGGCGGGGTCGGGCCGATGACCCGCGCGGAGCTGCTGGCCAATGTGGTGCTCGCCGCCGAGAAGCAGATCCAGGAATAG
- a CDS encoding Fur family transcriptional regulator: MTSPDWPARLRERGLRVTRQRLAVLEAVAAQPHRPAEAVHAAVRQHLPEITVQSVYTVLHDLTARELLRRFDPPGSPACYETRTHDNHHHAICTLCGRIEDVECVHGKAPCLQAPASLGMQIQIADVVFRGVCSSCSMRAEELAAAGSAEA; encoded by the coding sequence ATGACTTCCCCCGACTGGCCTGCTCGGCTGCGCGAACGCGGACTCCGCGTGACCCGCCAGCGGCTCGCCGTCCTGGAAGCCGTGGCCGCACAGCCCCACCGGCCCGCTGAGGCTGTGCACGCTGCGGTGCGGCAACACCTTCCGGAGATCACCGTGCAGTCGGTCTACACCGTGCTCCATGACCTCACTGCCCGGGAGCTGCTGCGCAGGTTTGATCCGCCGGGCTCCCCCGCCTGCTACGAGACGCGGACCCATGACAATCACCACCACGCGATCTGCACGCTGTGTGGCCGGATAGAAGATGTGGAGTGTGTCCACGGAAAAGCGCCGTGCCTGCAGGCTCCGGCCAGTCTCGGGATGCAGATCCAGATCGCTGATGTGGTCTTCCGCGGAGTCTGCAGCTCCTGCTCCATGCGGGCCGAGGAACTGGCCGCGGCAGGTTCCGCCGAGGCCTGA
- a CDS encoding alpha-amylase family protein, whose product MRITDTADLWYKNAVVYCVDLETYLDSNGDGIGDIPGLAQRIDYLADIGVSCLWLMPFYPSPRRDNGYDIADMFGVDDRYGDHGDFVELVRVAHDRGIRVIIDLVINHTSDQHPWFRKARASKSSPYRDFYVWRSDTPPETSGEAMFPGAEDGIWTYEEKTQEWYLHHFLHTQPDLNTANPQVRDAIAKTMGFWLQLGVDGFRVDAVPFAISQTTLTGSDDHELLEPHDYLRTLRSFLQRRVSGTSSAILLGEVNLPHQEQLAFFGDDGGQLTMQFDFVVNQKAFLSFAREDAGPLAEALGRRPRGLPTETQYANFLRNHDELTLNLLTAEEREEVLDTFGPDEEMRFAGRGLRRRLPSMFDGDPRQIKMAYSLLFSLPGTPVLFYGEEIGMGENLDVPGREAVRTPMQWTTDKNGGFSSARPSRLARRVVEGPFGPQHVNAAAARRDEDSLLQHITRLAKRYRDSPELGWGELDILDQPHREVLAHRMVCEDQAMVLLHNLSPKSMVVPLELVNEEEGTELIDLLQDGGCAIDAEHRTEVTLQGYGYRWFRVKRASDPRLV is encoded by the coding sequence ATGCGGATCACCGACACCGCCGACCTCTGGTACAAGAACGCCGTCGTCTACTGTGTGGACCTCGAGACCTACCTGGATTCGAACGGCGACGGGATCGGGGACATCCCAGGTCTCGCCCAGCGCATCGACTACCTGGCCGATATCGGCGTCAGCTGTCTGTGGCTCATGCCCTTCTATCCCTCTCCACGACGGGACAACGGCTACGACATCGCCGACATGTTCGGCGTCGATGATCGCTACGGAGATCACGGTGACTTCGTGGAACTGGTGCGAGTCGCCCATGACCGCGGCATCCGGGTCATCATCGATCTGGTGATCAACCACACCTCGGATCAGCACCCGTGGTTCCGCAAGGCGCGAGCGTCGAAGTCCAGCCCCTACCGGGACTTCTACGTCTGGCGCAGCGACACTCCGCCCGAGACATCCGGTGAGGCCATGTTCCCCGGCGCGGAGGACGGGATCTGGACCTATGAGGAGAAGACGCAGGAGTGGTATCTCCACCACTTCCTGCACACTCAGCCGGACCTGAACACCGCGAATCCCCAGGTCCGCGATGCGATCGCGAAGACCATGGGATTCTGGCTCCAACTCGGCGTGGACGGATTCCGGGTGGACGCCGTGCCGTTCGCCATCAGCCAGACCACCCTGACCGGGTCCGACGACCATGAGCTCCTGGAGCCCCACGACTATCTGCGCACGCTGCGATCCTTCCTCCAGCGCCGTGTCAGCGGAACCAGCTCAGCCATCCTCCTGGGGGAGGTCAACCTCCCGCACCAGGAACAGCTGGCGTTCTTCGGCGATGATGGTGGCCAGCTCACGATGCAGTTCGATTTCGTGGTGAACCAGAAGGCCTTCCTCTCCTTCGCGCGCGAGGACGCAGGTCCCTTGGCCGAAGCACTGGGGAGGCGCCCCCGGGGGCTCCCCACGGAGACCCAGTATGCGAACTTCCTCCGGAACCATGACGAGCTGACCCTGAACCTCCTGACCGCTGAAGAGCGCGAAGAGGTCCTCGACACATTCGGTCCTGACGAGGAGATGCGTTTCGCCGGTCGGGGTCTCCGCCGCCGTCTGCCATCCATGTTCGACGGGGATCCGCGGCAGATCAAGATGGCCTACTCGCTGCTCTTCTCGCTGCCCGGCACGCCGGTGCTCTTCTACGGGGAGGAGATCGGCATGGGGGAGAACCTGGACGTGCCCGGACGAGAGGCGGTCCGCACCCCCATGCAATGGACCACCGACAAGAATGGCGGCTTCTCCTCCGCTCGGCCCTCGCGGCTGGCCCGGAGAGTGGTGGAGGGGCCGTTCGGGCCTCAGCATGTCAACGCCGCCGCAGCCCGTCGTGACGAGGACTCGCTGCTCCAACACATCACCCGGCTGGCGAAGCGCTACAGGGACTCTCCGGAGCTCGGATGGGGTGAGCTCGACATCCTGGACCAGCCACACCGGGAGGTGCTGGCCCACCGGATGGTCTGTGAAGACCAGGCGATGGTCCTGCTGCACAACCTCTCGCCGAAATCCATGGTGGTCCCGCTGGAACTGGTGAACGAGGAGGAGGGAACCGAACTGATCGATCTGCTCCAAGACGGTGGGTGTGCCATCGACGCCGAGCACCGCACCGAAGTCACTCTCCAGGGCTACGGCTACCGCTGGTTCAGGGTCAAACGAGCCAGTGACCCGCGCCTGGTCTGA
- the glyA gene encoding serine hydroxymethyltransferase, with protein sequence MSTPDINNAPLSEVDPEIAQAISDELGRQRDTLEMIASENFVPRAVLEAQGSVLTNKYAEGYPGRRYYGGCEFVDIAENLAIDRAKALFGAEHANVQPHAGAQANVAVMTAFLKPGDKLMGLSLAHGGHLTHGMKLNFSGKFYEIVAYEVDAETGVIDMDKVREQALAEKPDMIVAGWSAYPRQLDFARFREIADEVGAILWVDMAHFAGLVAAGLHPNPVPYADVVTTTVHKTLAGPRSGIILSKEEHKKKINSAVFPGQQGGPLMHAIAAKAIAFKIAGTEEFAERQKRTIEGAQILAKRLVAPDVTEHGVSVLTGGTDVHLVLVDLRNSELDGKQAEDRLHEVGITVNRNAVPNDPRPPMTTSGLRIGTPALATRGFGEVEFREVADIIAEALKPDADLHGLKSRVATLTKDFPLYEGLEDW encoded by the coding sequence ATGAGCACACCGGATATCAACAACGCCCCTCTGTCCGAGGTTGATCCAGAGATCGCCCAGGCGATCTCCGACGAACTCGGTCGCCAGCGCGACACCCTCGAGATGATCGCGAGTGAGAACTTCGTACCCCGCGCCGTTCTTGAGGCGCAGGGATCAGTGCTGACGAACAAATACGCCGAAGGGTATCCGGGGCGTCGCTACTACGGCGGCTGCGAGTTCGTCGACATCGCCGAGAACCTCGCCATCGACCGTGCCAAGGCACTCTTCGGTGCCGAGCACGCCAACGTCCAGCCGCACGCCGGGGCACAGGCCAATGTGGCGGTCATGACGGCCTTCCTGAAGCCGGGCGACAAGCTGATGGGCCTCTCGCTCGCCCACGGCGGCCACCTCACCCACGGCATGAAGCTGAACTTCTCGGGCAAGTTCTACGAGATCGTCGCCTATGAGGTCGACGCCGAGACCGGTGTCATCGACATGGACAAGGTTCGCGAGCAGGCCCTCGCCGAGAAGCCGGACATGATCGTCGCCGGCTGGTCCGCGTACCCCCGCCAGCTGGACTTCGCCCGCTTCCGCGAGATCGCCGACGAGGTCGGCGCGATTCTCTGGGTGGACATGGCGCACTTCGCAGGACTCGTCGCCGCGGGGCTGCACCCGAACCCGGTGCCCTACGCCGATGTGGTCACCACCACAGTGCACAAGACTCTTGCCGGACCCCGTTCAGGGATCATCCTGAGCAAGGAAGAGCACAAGAAGAAGATCAACTCCGCGGTCTTCCCAGGTCAGCAGGGTGGCCCCCTCATGCATGCCATCGCGGCCAAGGCCATCGCCTTCAAGATCGCTGGCACCGAAGAGTTCGCAGAACGGCAGAAGCGCACCATCGAGGGCGCCCAGATCCTGGCCAAGCGGCTCGTGGCGCCGGATGTGACCGAGCACGGCGTCTCGGTGCTCACCGGCGGCACCGACGTGCACCTGGTGCTGGTGGACCTGCGCAACTCCGAGCTGGACGGCAAGCAGGCCGAGGACCGGCTCCACGAGGTCGGCATCACCGTCAACCGCAACGCCGTGCCGAACGATCCGCGCCCGCCGATGACCACATCGGGACTGCGCATCGGCACCCCGGCGCTGGCCACCCGCGGCTTCGGCGAGGTCGAGTTCCGCGAGGTCGCCGACATCATCGCCGAGGCGCTGAAGCCTGATGCTGATCTGCATGGCCTGAAGTCCCGCGTGGCCACCCTGACCAAGGACTTCCCGCTCTACGAGGGACTGGAGGACTGGTGA